The following are encoded in a window of Calditrichota bacterium genomic DNA:
- a CDS encoding phosphate-starvation-inducible PsiE family protein — translation MTRVIAVFERWVTIAVVVMMMVAIAAATVELAVILVRELIKPPLLLLDIKEMLEVFGFFLMILIGLELLATVRAYLRQARLCVEVVFLVAMIALARKVIILDYKEVPPLVLVGIAAILVALSWGYTMLRRVHARRLPESEETAGPCGPPPVEDKDSCR, via the coding sequence ATGACAAGGGTCATCGCCGTTTTCGAGCGGTGGGTAACCATCGCTGTCGTGGTCATGATGATGGTGGCCATTGCCGCTGCCACAGTCGAGCTGGCGGTCATCCTGGTGAGGGAGCTCATCAAGCCACCTTTGCTGCTCCTGGACATCAAGGAGATGCTGGAAGTCTTTGGCTTCTTCCTCATGATCTTGATAGGGCTTGAGCTCTTGGCCACCGTCCGGGCCTACCTCCGGCAGGCGCGACTCTGCGTGGAGGTGGTTTTTTTGGTGGCAATGATTGCCCTGGCGCGCAAGGTTATCATTCTGGACTACAAGGAGGTGCCCCCACTGGTGCTGGTGGGGATCGCTGCAATTCTTGTCGCCCTTTCCTGGGGATACACGATGCTCAGACGTGTGCACGCGCGCCGACTCCCGGAGAGCGAAGAGACCGCTGGCCCCTGCGGCCCCCCTCCCGTTGAAGACAAAGATTCATGTCGATGA